A region of Streptomyces sp. NBC_01750 DNA encodes the following proteins:
- a CDS encoding SDR family NAD(P)-dependent oxidoreductase has product MDEQRRPEKEARRLAGRKLLVIGAGTRPDGDPQAPVGNGRAISVLAAREGASVACADIAPDAAAATARLVTAEGSPSVALVADATDPEQTAALVAEAARELGGLDALVVNVGVGLGVGLAGSSPEDWDRVLSLNLRAPFLAAKYGLPTMNGGAIVFIGSVGGLRAATGSPAYDSSKAGLMGLTRHVAKEGAPRCIRANVVVPGLIDTPMGRQASAARTSRTASFARIPLGRQGTAWEVADAVTFLLSDRASYITGQQLVVDGGLSAV; this is encoded by the coding sequence ATGGATGAGCAGCGGAGACCGGAGAAGGAGGCGCGCCGTCTGGCCGGCCGCAAGCTCCTGGTGATCGGCGCGGGCACCCGTCCGGACGGGGATCCGCAGGCACCCGTCGGCAACGGGCGCGCGATATCCGTCCTTGCCGCCCGTGAGGGAGCGAGTGTGGCGTGCGCCGACATCGCACCCGATGCGGCCGCAGCGACCGCCCGGCTCGTCACCGCCGAGGGCTCCCCGAGCGTCGCCCTGGTGGCTGATGCCACCGACCCCGAGCAGACCGCCGCGTTGGTCGCCGAGGCCGCCCGCGAACTCGGCGGCCTGGACGCCCTCGTGGTCAACGTAGGCGTCGGGCTCGGCGTTGGCCTGGCCGGCTCCTCGCCCGAGGACTGGGACCGCGTCCTCTCACTCAATCTGCGCGCGCCCTTCCTGGCCGCGAAGTACGGCCTGCCGACGATGAACGGCGGCGCGATCGTCTTCATCGGATCCGTTGGCGGACTGCGCGCCGCCACCGGCTCGCCCGCGTACGACAGTTCCAAGGCGGGTCTGATGGGTCTCACCCGGCACGTCGCCAAGGAAGGCGCGCCGCGATGCATCCGCGCCAACGTGGTCGTACCTGGCCTGATCGACACCCCGATGGGCCGTCAGGCATCAGCCGCCCGTACTTCCAGGACCGCGTCCTTCGCCCGGATCCCGCTCGGCCGGCAGGGCACCGCATGGGAGGTGGCGGACGCGGTCACGTTCCTGCTCTCCGATCGCGCCTCGTACATCACGGGCCAGCAGCTGGTGGTGGACGGCGGCCTGAGTGCGGTCTGA
- a CDS encoding alpha/beta hydrolase family protein: MSHIAYGGADFGEVVSTSERITEGNYNSWHDGWLATADRVAGEAQRALDTGHPVSARDGFLRASNYYRSSEFFLHGNPCDPRHDHAYDRSVACFEAAAALFTPRIEPVRIPYEGTTLPGYLYRVDTSGRPRPTLIMHSGFDGTAGETPFSGALAGVERGYTVLAFDGPEQPGPLHREGLVFRPDWENVIGPVVDFAEGLPEVDNSRIALLGSSMGGLLAPRAAAFEHRLAALVTLDGVYDLGEVSVRHIPGDRDEVERRLRADSDPQLDARLEHIMATNATARWAMNHGMYVMGVDTPRAFSAAYLDYTLRHGIAEQIQCPTLVCDASEDEFFKGQPQQLHDHLTCPKTLLKFTAEEGAGARCHPGAMRTTLARVYDWLDDSAALADGSRSDRS; encoded by the coding sequence ATGAGCCACATCGCCTACGGCGGAGCCGACTTCGGTGAGGTGGTCTCGACCAGCGAGCGAATCACGGAGGGCAACTACAACAGCTGGCACGACGGGTGGCTCGCCACCGCCGACCGCGTGGCCGGCGAGGCCCAGCGGGCCCTGGACACAGGTCACCCGGTCAGCGCCCGGGACGGGTTCCTGCGGGCATCCAACTACTACCGGTCGTCCGAGTTCTTCCTGCACGGCAACCCGTGCGACCCACGCCACGACCACGCCTACGACCGCAGCGTGGCCTGCTTCGAAGCGGCAGCGGCGCTGTTCACTCCCCGCATCGAACCGGTCCGCATCCCCTACGAGGGCACCACCCTGCCCGGCTACCTCTACCGGGTTGACACCAGCGGGAGACCGCGGCCGACCCTGATCATGCACAGCGGCTTCGACGGCACCGCCGGGGAAACGCCCTTCAGCGGCGCGTTGGCGGGCGTCGAGCGCGGGTACACCGTGCTGGCCTTCGACGGACCTGAACAACCGGGACCGCTGCACCGCGAGGGCTTGGTCTTCCGTCCGGACTGGGAGAACGTCATCGGTCCGGTGGTGGACTTCGCCGAGGGCCTGCCGGAGGTCGACAACAGCCGTATCGCGCTGCTCGGTTCCAGCATGGGCGGTCTGCTTGCCCCGAGGGCGGCGGCATTCGAACACCGGCTGGCCGCGCTGGTGACCCTCGACGGCGTCTACGACCTCGGCGAGGTATCCGTTCGGCACATCCCTGGCGACCGTGACGAAGTTGAACGGCGCCTGCGCGCGGACTCCGACCCTCAACTCGATGCCAGGCTCGAGCACATCATGGCCACCAACGCGACCGCGCGCTGGGCGATGAATCACGGCATGTACGTGATGGGCGTAGACACCCCTCGAGCCTTCAGCGCCGCTTACCTCGACTACACCCTCCGCCACGGCATCGCAGAGCAGATCCAATGCCCCACGCTCGTGTGCGACGCCTCCGAGGACGAGTTCTTCAAGGGGCAGCCTCAGCAGCTCCATGACCACCTGACCTGCCCCAAGACCTTGCTGAAGTTCACCGCCGAGGAAGGCGCCGGCGCGCGCTGCCACCCCGGCGCCATGCGCACAACCTTGGCCCGCGTCTACGACTGGCTCGACGACAGTGCAGCTCTCGCGGACGGTTCACGATCCGACCGGTCCTGA
- a CDS encoding GlxA family transcriptional regulator: MLAVGIVAEVFGPHGEGLPGFDFVLCTDRPGPVPTDLGVPLMVAHGLDRLTAADLVIALPWAGFRTPPGPAVLDAFSAAHESGSLVAAHCVGTFALAAAGLLDGRRATTHWRFAELLAHRHPDVVVDPDALYIDEGRITTGAGAAAGFDLCLHLLRREYGAAMANAVARDMVLPSHRDGGQAQYLTSPVPEDCQDERLAEVLAWAREHLHEPLPVAELARRAVMSKRSFARRFAAATGTTPHAWLRSLRLSSAEELLETTDLPIEEIAHRVGYGSAAVLREQFVRRRGVPPRSYRRSFTNAP, translated from the coding sequence ATGCTCGCCGTGGGCATCGTCGCCGAGGTGTTCGGCCCTCACGGGGAGGGGCTGCCCGGCTTCGACTTCGTGCTGTGCACCGACCGGCCCGGGCCGGTCCCTACCGACCTCGGCGTGCCGCTCATGGTCGCGCATGGCCTGGACCGGCTGACTGCCGCGGATCTGGTGATCGCCTTGCCATGGGCCGGCTTCCGTACGCCACCCGGTCCCGCTGTGCTTGACGCGTTTTCGGCCGCACACGAGAGCGGCTCACTGGTCGCGGCCCACTGTGTCGGCACGTTCGCGCTCGCCGCCGCCGGTCTGCTCGACGGCCGACGGGCCACCACGCACTGGCGGTTCGCCGAACTGCTGGCCCACCGCCACCCGGACGTCGTTGTGGACCCCGACGCCCTGTACATCGACGAAGGGCGGATCACCACGGGTGCGGGAGCCGCCGCCGGCTTCGATCTGTGCCTGCATCTGCTGAGGCGGGAGTACGGGGCCGCGATGGCCAACGCCGTCGCCCGCGACATGGTGCTGCCCTCCCACAGGGACGGCGGTCAGGCCCAGTATCTGACCTCCCCCGTCCCTGAGGACTGCCAGGACGAGCGTCTCGCCGAGGTGCTCGCCTGGGCCCGCGAGCACCTCCACGAACCGCTTCCCGTCGCGGAACTGGCCCGACGCGCAGTGATGAGCAAACGGTCCTTCGCCCGCCGCTTCGCCGCCGCGACCGGCACCACACCGCACGCCTGGCTCCGGAGCCTGCGACTGAGCAGCGCCGAGGAACTCCTGGAAACCACGGACCTGCCGATCGAGGAGATCGCCCACCGGGTCGGATACGGAAGCGCGGCCGTCCTGCGCGAACAGTTCGTGCGCCGCCGGGGTGTGCCGCCCCGTTCCTACCGCCGCTCGTTCACCAACGCGCCGTAG
- a CDS encoding nuclear transport factor 2 family protein, whose amino-acid sequence MTRTGIEAAITDPLFNRDITVQEAADRHFAPEYRQRTDGKWDDRAGFLEHITHLRTIVADGQIQVHEELRDGSKYADRHTAHITKTDGSTVRMEVYVFADLAPDGRFSRIEESTLMVQGSDTDRNIGSAR is encoded by the coding sequence ATGACTCGCACCGGTATAGAGGCCGCCATTACCGACCCGCTCTTCAACCGCGACATCACCGTGCAGGAGGCCGCCGACCGCCACTTCGCCCCGGAGTACCGTCAGCGCACGGACGGGAAGTGGGATGACCGCGCCGGGTTCCTTGAGCACATCACCCACTTGCGCACCATCGTCGCCGACGGGCAGATCCAGGTGCACGAAGAGCTGCGCGACGGCAGCAAGTACGCCGACCGCCACACCGCCCACATCACGAAGACCGACGGCTCGACCGTACGCATGGAGGTCTACGTATTCGCCGACCTCGCACCCGACGGCCGATTCAGCCGCATCGAGGAGAGCACCCTGATGGTCCAGGGCTCCGACACCGATCGCAACATCGGCAGCGCCCGCTAG
- a CDS encoding heparan-alpha-glucosaminide N-acetyltransferase domain-containing protein, whose translation MQERTATSANRRLLSVDSARAIAVFAMFAAHIGPPAKPEGAGYLLVAFDGRAPAVFTLIAGLSLTLSRGGTQPRPPLTGTLRATLVRCAVLAVLGMALAELRSGIAVILTFFAVYFLTAEPLARLRTRALIAVAAISVVLGPVLSYSLGPYLGHRAAGRGGYPGFDAVTSWPGFIEALDTLLVSGAYPWLTYFPYVIVGMALGRVANLTRPGTARRLIGWGALAVLAGHGLSALALGPAGGRAALLDAIAHSHAFAMNFPDPVEAVLARQAGAIPSTSWAWLLVDDPYSQTPFETIANIGAGWLLIGLAVAACRHHVLELLLRPLAVVGTMGLSVYTLHVLARAELQPQHGWPTLGAFCGVSLVGCAIWAYAFRGTSLGRGPLEWALQTITPVRKAPTPESRTTQESLTLRG comes from the coding sequence ATGCAGGAACGTACAGCAACCTCGGCCAACAGGCGGCTGCTCAGCGTGGACTCGGCCCGCGCCATTGCCGTATTCGCCATGTTCGCCGCGCACATCGGCCCCCCGGCGAAGCCCGAGGGCGCGGGTTATCTGCTGGTCGCCTTCGACGGGCGCGCGCCCGCCGTCTTCACCCTGATTGCGGGACTTTCGCTGACCCTCTCCCGGGGCGGCACCCAGCCCCGTCCACCGCTGACCGGCACACTGCGCGCCACGCTCGTACGCTGCGCCGTACTCGCGGTGCTCGGCATGGCGTTAGCGGAGCTGAGGTCCGGGATTGCGGTGATCCTGACGTTCTTCGCCGTGTACTTCCTGACAGCGGAACCGCTGGCCCGCCTGCGCACCCGCGCACTGATCGCGGTCGCGGCAATCTCCGTGGTGCTGGGTCCGGTCCTGTCGTACTCACTGGGACCGTACTTGGGACACCGCGCCGCCGGACGCGGCGGCTACCCCGGATTCGATGCGGTCACCAGCTGGCCCGGATTCATTGAGGCGCTCGACACGCTGCTGGTGTCCGGCGCCTACCCCTGGCTCACCTACTTTCCTTATGTCATCGTCGGCATGGCGCTGGGCCGGGTGGCGAACCTGACCCGGCCCGGAACAGCCCGTCGGCTCATCGGCTGGGGAGCACTGGCCGTCCTGGCCGGGCATGGGCTGTCCGCGCTGGCTCTTGGGCCGGCCGGCGGACGCGCGGCGTTGCTGGATGCCATAGCCCACAGCCACGCCTTCGCCATGAACTTCCCCGATCCGGTGGAGGCCGTGCTTGCCCGACAGGCCGGGGCGATACCCAGCACCTCCTGGGCCTGGCTGCTGGTCGACGATCCCTACAGCCAGACGCCCTTCGAGACCATCGCCAACATCGGCGCCGGCTGGCTACTCATCGGCCTCGCAGTGGCCGCCTGCCGCCATCACGTGCTCGAACTGCTCCTGCGCCCGCTGGCCGTCGTCGGGACGATGGGCCTGTCGGTGTACACCCTTCACGTCCTCGCGCGGGCCGAGCTGCAACCGCAGCACGGTTGGCCGACCCTGGGCGCCTTCTGCGGGGTCTCGCTGGTGGGGTGTGCCATCTGGGCGTATGCCTTCCGCGGCACTTCGCTCGGGCGCGGGCCGCTGGAATGGGCCCTCCAGACGATCACGCCGGTCCGTAAGGCACCCACTCCCGAGAGCAGAACGACCCAGGAGTCATTGACCCTGCGCGGATGA
- a CDS encoding MBL fold metallo-hydrolase codes for MTDAPLGRSAVYTILTTGYVGSTGPGVAATVSYVTDGDRHVIFDPGMVASRDHILGPLAELGLGPDDITDVVLSHHHPDNTMNVGLFRRARVHDHKVEYLGDQWRNRDAEGYELTPSLRLIRTPGHSLEDITLLAGTDTGVVAFAGDLWWHSDGPADDPVAPDREVLRASRLRVLAAADLIVPGHGGPFKADITAPR; via the coding sequence ATGACAGACGCACCGCTCGGCCGCAGCGCCGTGTACACGATCCTCACCACCGGCTACGTCGGCTCCACCGGTCCCGGCGTCGCCGCCACCGTCTCCTACGTCACCGACGGCGACCGGCATGTGATCTTCGACCCCGGCATGGTGGCGAGCCGCGACCACATCCTCGGCCCGCTCGCGGAGTTGGGGCTCGGCCCCGACGACATCACCGACGTGGTGCTCAGCCACCACCACCCGGACAACACCATGAACGTGGGCCTGTTCAGACGGGCCAGGGTCCACGACCACAAGGTGGAGTACCTGGGCGACCAGTGGAGGAACCGGGACGCGGAGGGCTACGAACTAACCCCGTCGCTGCGGCTGATCCGCACGCCGGGACACAGCCTCGAGGACATCACCCTGCTGGCCGGCACGGACACGGGCGTGGTGGCGTTCGCCGGCGACCTGTGGTGGCACTCGGACGGCCCCGCGGACGACCCCGTAGCCCCGGACCGCGAGGTACTGCGCGCCTCCCGGCTCCGCGTGCTGGCCGCCGCGGACCTGATCGTGCCCGGCCACGGCGGCCCCTTCAAGGCCGACATCACCGCGCCACGCTAA
- a CDS encoding DoxX family protein yields MDVLRIILAVAVGPVFVLTGGIKIYGLSRSLQYRDHFGMSPSLWRAIGVLEAAGGLGLLVGLAVRPLGIAAGAGLCALMSGAVLTHLRARDPIAVVASASGVLLLASTSLVCGIAAWPPRAGGAVAGECPAAPWRAHRVGKRLASAFGDREPELARTGPVPSGLPAARPARYGAPSANGPDRASPPAPRTPAGVPGNLRSRLVLLTTAWAHGHQSASVADRP; encoded by the coding sequence GTGGACGTCTTGCGCATCATCCTGGCTGTAGCCGTCGGCCCGGTATTTGTCCTCACCGGGGGGATCAAGATCTACGGGCTGAGCCGGTCCCTGCAGTACCGCGACCACTTCGGCATGTCGCCCTCGCTGTGGCGGGCGATCGGTGTGCTGGAGGCCGCGGGGGGCTTGGGGCTGCTTGTCGGACTGGCGGTCCGGCCGCTGGGCATCGCGGCCGGCGCGGGACTGTGCGCGTTGATGTCCGGCGCCGTGCTGACGCACCTGCGGGCCAGGGATCCGATCGCTGTGGTGGCCTCTGCCTCGGGCGTTCTGCTGCTCGCTTCGACGTCCCTTGTGTGCGGCATCGCTGCGTGGCCCCCACGCGCTGGAGGGGCTGTGGCGGGGGAATGCCCAGCTGCGCCCTGGCGTGCACACCGCGTAGGTAAGCGGCTTGCATCGGCTTTCGGCGATCGCGAACCGGAACTGGCCCGCACGGGCCCCGTACCGAGCGGCCTACCTGCGGCTCGGCCCGCTCGGTACGGCGCCCCCTCCGCGAATGGGCCCGACCGCGCATCGCCACCGGCACCAAGAACTCCGGCTGGAGTACCAGGCAACCTGCGCAGCCGGCTCGTCCTCTTAACGACCGCATGGGCGCACGGACATCAGTCGGCATCGGTCGCAGACCGTCCCTGA
- a CDS encoding TetR/AcrR family transcriptional regulator, producing the protein MTDPTTTTGPLPTMRDDQREASRRRLIDAALGILAEEGYRGLTVKKVGDRAGVSRGMVSYHFESKAGLVEAVINDIREVFVDRLRALPGYHRMTGLEAVLAKLEQYFSRLAEPGPSVRARALLVLLVEAVGSPGDTAKGLLGGQLDLVRTGVEDDIRRGVADGTIRSDLDPRAQAFLLESLARGVLLQYQLDSSRARLEEIGRAAHDMVLLALTPDRRTG; encoded by the coding sequence ATGACCGATCCCACGACAACGACCGGCCCCCTTCCGACGATGCGCGACGACCAGCGCGAGGCATCCCGGCGCAGACTGATCGACGCGGCACTGGGGATCCTCGCCGAGGAGGGCTACCGCGGCCTCACGGTGAAGAAGGTCGGTGATCGCGCCGGGGTCAGCCGGGGCATGGTCAGCTACCACTTCGAGTCCAAGGCGGGGCTCGTCGAGGCCGTCATCAACGACATCCGCGAGGTCTTTGTCGACCGTCTCCGGGCACTCCCCGGGTACCACCGGATGACCGGGCTCGAGGCCGTACTGGCCAAGCTCGAGCAGTACTTCTCACGTCTGGCCGAGCCGGGCCCCAGTGTCCGGGCACGTGCGCTGCTGGTGCTGCTCGTCGAGGCGGTCGGCAGCCCGGGGGACACCGCCAAGGGGCTCTTGGGCGGCCAACTCGACTTGGTCCGCACCGGCGTGGAGGACGACATCCGACGGGGGGTCGCCGACGGCACCATCCGCTCCGATCTGGACCCCCGCGCGCAGGCATTCCTTCTGGAGAGCCTGGCGCGCGGCGTGCTGCTCCAGTACCAGCTGGACTCCTCTCGTGCCCGCCTGGAGGAAATCGGCCGCGCGGCCCACGACATGGTGCTGCTGGCACTCACTCCGGACCGGAGGACCGGCTGA
- a CDS encoding VOC family protein codes for MASRLNPYISFSGEAKQAMEFYKEVLGGNLSVNTYGAFGSEAPPGYADKVMHSLLETDSGFALMGADNPPGMEYKPGNNFAVSLSGDDADQLRGYWAKLSAGGNVSVPLEKQMWGDVFGMCTDKFGVTWMVNISEQQS; via the coding sequence GTGGCCTCTCGTCTCAACCCGTACATCAGCTTCTCCGGTGAAGCCAAGCAAGCCATGGAGTTCTACAAGGAGGTCCTCGGCGGCAACCTGTCCGTCAACACCTACGGCGCCTTCGGCTCCGAGGCGCCCCCCGGATACGCCGACAAAGTCATGCACAGCCTGCTGGAGACGGACAGCGGCTTCGCGCTCATGGGCGCCGACAACCCGCCCGGCATGGAGTACAAGCCGGGCAACAACTTCGCCGTGAGCCTGAGCGGGGACGACGCCGACCAGCTGCGCGGCTACTGGGCCAAGCTGTCCGCCGGAGGCAACGTGTCCGTTCCCCTGGAGAAGCAGATGTGGGGCGACGTATTCGGTATGTGCACGGACAAGTTCGGTGTCACGTGGATGGTCAACATCAGTGAGCAACAGAGCTGA
- a CDS encoding MarR family winged helix-turn-helix transcriptional regulator, giving the protein MENEVGHEIADALGILLRRTTRAQLHRQLTEGMGEAVDELTYPVLSALARTGPRSAADLAPEVGLDRSGVTRRATRLEAAGLIRREADPNDRRAHLLVLTEQGQVTVAELRAHLAAHIMASLSSWPPGEAERFAHHLRRFTVEGPFA; this is encoded by the coding sequence GTGGAGAACGAAGTAGGACATGAGATCGCAGACGCGCTGGGCATCCTGCTCAGGCGCACTACTCGCGCGCAGCTGCACAGGCAGCTCACCGAGGGCATGGGCGAGGCGGTGGACGAACTGACCTACCCGGTACTCAGCGCACTGGCCCGGACCGGACCCCGCAGCGCGGCCGACCTGGCTCCCGAGGTCGGACTCGATCGCTCCGGTGTCACCCGCCGTGCCACTCGACTGGAGGCCGCCGGCCTCATCCGCCGTGAGGCGGACCCCAACGACCGGCGCGCACACCTGCTCGTTCTCACCGAGCAGGGCCAGGTCACCGTGGCGGAGCTGCGTGCACATCTGGCTGCTCACATCATGGCGAGCCTGTCCTCATGGCCGCCGGGTGAGGCCGAGAGGTTCGCCCACCACCTGCGCCGCTTCACGGTCGAAGGCCCGTTTGCGTAG
- a CDS encoding carboxymuconolactone decarboxylase family protein yields the protein MDDAATEVPDAPPPDHLPGGSRRLPRIAPLPEDRWDARVRRLLANAPRDPGGRVPNIFTTLARHPDLYARFMPFGGQLLREGLLPGRIRELLILRTAHNTGAAYEWGRHLPLAEAAGVSAADVRRITRGPDAVGWTDLECHLLRAADQLHRDARISTVPWEALASYYEEAELIEITMLIGQYHMLAFFLNSVGVQLEPGFDRTGTGKGARADG from the coding sequence ATGGACGACGCCGCGACTGAGGTACCTGACGCACCACCCCCTGACCACCTCCCAGGTGGCAGCCGCCGCCTCCCCCGCATCGCGCCGCTGCCGGAGGACCGCTGGGACGCGCGGGTGCGCCGGCTTCTGGCCAACGCTCCACGGGACCCGGGAGGCCGGGTGCCCAACATCTTCACCACCCTGGCCCGCCACCCGGACCTCTATGCGCGGTTCATGCCGTTCGGCGGGCAGTTGCTCCGCGAAGGGCTGTTGCCGGGAAGGATCAGGGAGCTACTGATCCTGCGCACCGCGCACAACACCGGGGCCGCCTACGAGTGGGGACGCCATCTGCCGCTGGCCGAGGCCGCCGGGGTCTCGGCCGCGGACGTCCGGCGCATCACCCGGGGCCCGGACGCCGTCGGGTGGACGGACCTCGAGTGCCATCTGCTCCGGGCCGCCGACCAACTGCACCGCGACGCACGGATTTCGACCGTGCCCTGGGAAGCTCTCGCGTCCTACTACGAGGAGGCAGAGCTGATAGAGATCACCATGCTCATCGGCCAGTACCACATGCTGGCGTTCTTCCTGAACTCCGTCGGCGTGCAGCTGGAGCCGGGCTTCGACCGGACCGGCACCGGGAAGGGGGCGCGCGCCGATGGATGA
- a CDS encoding TetR/AcrR family transcriptional regulator — translation MSPTQPTSRPGGRSERVRSAVHQAVIDLLSDPHVVEPTIPVIAQRAGVNHTSIYRRWGSREALLADVAITRLEEEWPLPDTGTLRGDLTEWVAAGVASVFKPEGRLIVRALALSLPGSSEAQAERAQHFERRAGAIQRIRERATARGENPPPLDQILDQLIGPLYVRAIFGSAPPPPGYPELLVERLFAGMSTSACLDTHGAH, via the coding sequence ATGAGCCCGACTCAACCGACCTCACGTCCCGGCGGGCGCTCCGAACGAGTTCGCTCGGCCGTCCATCAGGCAGTCATCGACCTGCTGTCCGATCCGCACGTCGTGGAGCCGACCATCCCGGTGATCGCTCAGCGCGCCGGCGTGAACCACACCAGCATCTACCGGCGCTGGGGCAGCCGTGAGGCACTCTTGGCCGACGTGGCGATCACCCGACTCGAAGAGGAATGGCCGCTGCCGGACACCGGCACCCTGCGCGGAGACCTCACGGAGTGGGTGGCAGCAGGCGTCGCCAGCGTCTTCAAGCCCGAAGGCCGGCTGATCGTGCGGGCCCTGGCGCTGTCGCTGCCGGGCAGCTCGGAGGCTCAAGCGGAACGCGCACAGCACTTCGAACGCCGGGCCGGCGCTATCCAGCGCATCCGCGAGCGTGCTACCGCCCGCGGCGAAAACCCTCCGCCTCTAGACCAGATCCTCGACCAGCTCATCGGGCCGCTCTATGTTCGGGCCATCTTCGGAAGCGCGCCGCCTCCTCCCGGCTATCCCGAACTACTCGTGGAAAGACTGTTTGCCGGCATGAGCACCTCGGCATGCCTGGATACACACGGCGCGCACTGA
- a CDS encoding glyceraldehyde-3-phosphate dehydrogenase, producing the protein MTTTVDSFTNWKNREEIAESMIPVIGKLHREQDVTVLLHSRSLVNKSVVSILKTHRFARQIAGEELTVTETLPFLQALTTLDLGPSQIDIGMLAATYKTDDRGLSVEEFTAGAVAGATGDNKIERREPRDVVLYGFGRIGRLVARLLIEKAGSGNGLRLRAIVVRQGGDQDIVKRASLLRRDSIHGQFQGTITVDEANSTIIANGNEIKVIYANDPSEVDYTAYGIKDAILIDNTGKWRDREGLSKHLRPGIDKVVLTAPGKGDVPNLVHGVNHDTIKPDEQILSCASCTTNAIVPPLKAMADEYGVLRGHVETVHSFTNDQNLLDNYHGSDRRGRSAALNMVITETGAASAVAKALPDLEAKITGSSIRVPVPDVSIAILNLQLARETTREEVLDYLRNVSLTSPLKRQIDFITAPDAVSSDFIGSRHASIVDAGATKVEGDNAILYLWYDNEFGYSCQVIRIVQHVSGVEYPTYPAPAV; encoded by the coding sequence GTGACTACCACCGTGGACTCGTTCACCAATTGGAAGAACCGCGAGGAAATCGCGGAGTCGATGATCCCGGTAATCGGGAAGCTACACCGGGAGCAGGACGTCACGGTCCTGCTTCACAGCCGCTCCTTGGTGAACAAGTCGGTGGTCAGCATCCTCAAGACGCACCGATTCGCCCGGCAGATAGCCGGTGAGGAGCTCACCGTCACCGAGACCCTGCCGTTCCTGCAGGCTCTCACCACGCTCGATCTCGGCCCTTCCCAGATCGACATCGGCATGCTCGCCGCGACGTACAAGACCGACGACCGCGGTCTCTCGGTGGAGGAGTTCACCGCCGGGGCCGTCGCCGGCGCCACCGGCGACAACAAGATCGAGCGCCGTGAGCCGCGCGACGTCGTCCTCTACGGGTTCGGCCGCATCGGCCGCCTCGTCGCCCGCCTGCTCATCGAGAAGGCGGGCTCCGGAAACGGCCTGCGGCTGCGCGCCATCGTCGTCCGCCAGGGCGGCGACCAGGACATCGTCAAGCGTGCCTCGCTGCTGCGCCGCGACTCCATCCACGGCCAGTTCCAGGGCACGATCACGGTCGACGAGGCGAACAGCACGATCATCGCCAACGGCAATGAGATCAAGGTGATCTACGCCAACGACCCGTCGGAGGTCGACTACACGGCGTACGGCATCAAGGACGCCATCCTCATCGACAACACCGGCAAGTGGCGCGACCGCGAGGGCCTGTCGAAGCACCTGCGCCCCGGCATCGACAAAGTCGTCCTGACCGCGCCGGGCAAGGGCGACGTCCCCAACCTCGTGCACGGCGTCAACCACGACACGATCAAGCCGGACGAGCAGATCCTGTCCTGTGCCTCCTGCACCACCAACGCGATCGTCCCGCCGCTGAAGGCGATGGCGGACGAGTACGGCGTCCTGCGCGGCCACGTGGAGACCGTCCACTCGTTCACCAACGACCAGAACCTGCTGGACAACTACCACGGCTCCGACCGCCGCGGCCGCTCGGCCGCACTCAACATGGTCATCACCGAGACGGGCGCCGCCTCCGCCGTCGCCAAGGCGCTGCCCGACCTCGAGGCGAAGATCACCGGCAGCTCGATCCGCGTCCCCGTGCCGGATGTCTCGATCGCGATCCTCAACCTGCAGCTCGCGCGCGAGACCACCCGCGAGGAGGTCCTCGACTACCTCCGCAACGTGTCGCTGACCTCGCCGCTCAAGCGCCAGATCGACTTCATCACCGCTCCCGACGCGGTCTCGAGCGACTTCATCGGCTCGCGCCACGCCTCGATCGTCGATGCCGGCGCCACCAAGGTCGAGGGCGACAACGCGATCCTCTACCTGTGGTACGACAACGAGTTCGGCTACTCCTGCCAGGTCATCCGCATCGTCCAGCACGTCTCCGGGGTGGAGTACCCGACCTACCCGGCCCCGGCGGTCTGA